CTCCGAGGTCGCCCTCGGCCGGATCAGCACCGACGAGATGCGCCGCCAGCTCACCGAGCACTACACCCGGTGAGCTGGGACCCCTACCTCGATCTCGACTCCGGGGTCCTGCGCAACCGCTTCGGCATCACCGACCGCGAGGAGCTGGCCCGGGCCGAGTCCGACTTCTCGGCGTCGCGCCTGGTCGACCTGGAGCACGCCGACCTCCCCGGCCGCTACGACCTCCCGCACCTGCAGGCCTTCCACCGCCACCTCTTCGGCGACGTCTACGACTGGGCGGGCGAGCTGCGCACCGTCGCGATCGGGAAGGGCGTCGCGTTCTGCGCGCCGCAGGACCTGGCGGCGACGGGCGAGCGCGTGTTCGTGCAGCTCGCGCGCCACCGCTGCCTCCGGGGACTCGACCGCGACACCTTCGTCGACGCCCTCGCCCGGCTGCTGGGCGAGATCAACGGGCTGCACCCGTTCCGCGAGGGCAACGGCCGCACCCAGCGCGCCTTCCTCGGCCAGCTCGCCCGCACGGCCGGACATCCGGTCCGCTGGGCGGCGATGGACCCGGCGGAGAACGTGGCGGCCTGTCGGGCGGCGCACCTCGACGGCGACCGCGTCCCGCTGCGGACGATGCTGGACGCCCTGGTCGCCGCCTGACGCGGCGTCCCGCGGAACGCCGCCGGTGCGCGCCGCCCGGCTCGCGTTCCGCGGAACGCGCGGGCGCTCAGCCGATCTTGCGGAAGTCCCAGCTGGTGATCTTCTCGGGCACCAGCTTGAGCCACGCGTGCCGGCCGTCGTGGTGCATGGTGCCGCCGGTGTAGCGGTCGGCGAAGGCCTGCTCCGGGCCGTCGAGCTCGGGCACCGGCTCCCCGGTGCGCGGCACCTCGCCCACCACCTCGACCCGCCCCCGGATCTCGACGCCGCGCAGCTCCGCGTAGTCCTGCCCGGCGTCGACGACGGCGGCGATCCGCGGGTCGGCGGCGAGGTCGGCCCAGCGCTGGCTGCGCGAGAGCGACGTGAGCCACATCGCCCCGCCGTGCCAGACGTACCAGAGCGGGGTGGCGTGCGGGCCGTGCGTGCCGTTGGTCGCGACGCGGACCGTCCGCTCCTCGGCGAGGAACGCGTCCACCTCCTCGGGCGTCATGGCGATCTTGCGGGACCGGCGCTGCTCCTTCATCCCGCGATCATCGCAGCACCCGGCGCGCAGGGTCGGATCAGCGGCGGCCGCGGGCGAGATCGAGCAGGTGGTCCAGGATCCGGGCGCCGTCGACGCGCAGCCCGTTGTGCTCGTACTCGCTGGTGATCCACGGCCGCAGGCCGCGGACCCGCGCGGCGGTCTCCTCGGAGAACGCGCGCTCGACGTAGAGGTCGTCGGTGTAGATCGCCGCCGCGGCCGGCACGTCGTTGCCCGCGAGCACCGCGGCGTCGTAGAGGCGCGGCCACTCGTGGGCGGCCAGGATCTCCGCGGCCCCGCGCAGCGGCGTCAGCGCGCCGAACTCGTCGAACATCCAGGGGTGGACGTGCTCGCCGGTGAACAGGGCCGGGTCGTCGGCGTACTCCGGCGGCATGACGCGCTGCGCCGACCAGCCCGTGACCCCGCCGTCGGCCCAGGAGGCCTCGTGCAGCACGGCGTAGAGCGGGTTGCGGGAGAACCCGATCGCGTCCACGTCGTGGGCGAACGCGGGGGAGTCCGGGGGCAGCTCGAGGATCGCGTGCACCGCCTCGGGGCCGTCGCTGCGCCCGAGGAGGTCACCGAGCTGGCGCAGCCGGGCGAGCGAGAGCCGGTCCCCGCCCGCCAGCCGCGGGGCGAGCGCGACGGCGGCGAGGAAGCGGTCGCGGTCGTCGGGGTAGCGGGCCCAGTAGCGGCGGGTGCGCTCCAGCACCCGGGCGTAGGTGGCGCGGTACACCTCGTCGACGTGCCGCCCGATCGGCGGGAGCCCGCCGGTGAACAGCGCCTCACGCAGCCCGTGCGGGGCCCGGGAGAGGTAGGCGAGCAGCGTGAAGCCGCCGAAGCTCTGGCCCAGCACCGTCCACGGCGGGCTGCCGAGGTGGGCGCGGAACGCCTCGGCGTCGCCCACGATCGCGTCGGCGCGGAAGTGCGTGAGGTACCGGGC
This sequence is a window from Pseudonocardia petroleophila. Protein-coding genes within it:
- a CDS encoding Fic/DOC family protein gives rise to the protein MSWDPYLDLDSGVLRNRFGITDREELARAESDFSASRLVDLEHADLPGRYDLPHLQAFHRHLFGDVYDWAGELRTVAIGKGVAFCAPQDLAATGERVFVQLARHRCLRGLDRDTFVDALARLLGEINGLHPFREGNGRTQRAFLGQLARTAGHPVRWAAMDPAENVAACRAAHLDGDRVPLRTMLDALVAA
- a CDS encoding pyridoxamine 5'-phosphate oxidase family protein, whose amino-acid sequence is MKEQRRSRKIAMTPEEVDAFLAEERTVRVATNGTHGPHATPLWYVWHGGAMWLTSLSRSQRWADLAADPRIAAVVDAGQDYAELRGVEIRGRVEVVGEVPRTGEPVPELDGPEQAFADRYTGGTMHHDGRHAWLKLVPEKITSWDFRKIG
- a CDS encoding alpha/beta fold hydrolase: MSVLRRLPGLVTVEHELTVPLDHADPAGERITVFAREVADPDGRDRPFLVYLQGGPGFEAPRPTRLPGSPGWLDRALTDFRVLMLDQRGTGRSTPVGVLPGTPAEQARYLTHFRADAIVGDAEAFRAHLGSPPWTVLGQSFGGFTLLAYLSRAPHGLREALFTGGLPPIGRHVDEVYRATYARVLERTRRYWARYPDDRDRFLAAVALAPRLAGGDRLSLARLRQLGDLLGRSDGPEAVHAILELPPDSPAFAHDVDAIGFSRNPLYAVLHEASWADGGVTGWSAQRVMPPEYADDPALFTGEHVHPWMFDEFGALTPLRGAAEILAAHEWPRLYDAAVLAGNDVPAAAAIYTDDLYVERAFSEETAARVRGLRPWITSEYEHNGLRVDGARILDHLLDLARGRR